In Glycine max cultivar Williams 82 chromosome 4, Glycine_max_v4.0, whole genome shotgun sequence, the genomic stretch CGAGATTGTTTTTAGATCCAGGTATATTGTACTAGGTCTTGCCGTTGGAGGGAGTGCGAAAATGAGAGCGGGATTGTTTTCCAATTACAAATAAcagtaaaatattttgataagttattttaaaaagcttgttgaaataagtttaaaattatttatgaataaataaattataataattttcataaacTCTCTTAAACACTTAACAAAAAgtgtttatgaaaataatttactatAAAATACCATATAACACAAAGGAGTTACATCTCTAGTATTTATACTATAATTAGACAATTATTACAACTAACATTAGTAACTACCAACTTATTTTACAATGATTGAATGAACTAACAAAGTTAATTATTAGTCgttaaaaaacagaaaatgagtAATTCTAGTCTTCTACTCTAATAGGTGATAAAGGAATATCCAGCAATTTAAGAGTTCATATTTTACTTTGAATTCTAGTTAACAATACACAtgtttttttacaaagataaaagAATATCAATGTGAGCAATAAGATAAAAGTGTGAGAAATTGTGAGAAACTACCGAGTAATCTCTGAGAAAATCTATGTgaaactttatatttatatctgATAAAAATACTCAATAAGTTATTGCATCTAGAGTCTGGTGCACAGTTAGAAAATGATTGTAATAGCTAGTTAACTCTAAAGAAGCTATTATAGTTAACTAACTTTGAAGAACAACTACAAAGGGTTTCAATATAAGCTAATAACTTCTCTAGCTAAATTGGTAACTAGCTTACTCTGCTATACGAGTATGTTTAACATTCCCCTTGTAAACTTGGTGGATAAAATTGACTAAACAACATGACTTTATCTTGAAGGTTATAGAACCTGGTTTGGATAGCTCCCTAGTGAGAACATGACACGATTAGGCTCTAATGATTTACTCTTGCTTGGTTTAAATGCACCTTAAAGGGGAATATATGTATGTGTCTATGCGACAACTAGGATTGATGGATTGAATCCACTTATATTACATTGACACTGATGCGTTTAATGAGTTAATGATGATTGCTTAttgattttatatgaaaatgagaTACTTTATCTATGGAAATATGGTCTCAGTTTATGTAACTTGAGGGAAgatttatgttaaattattatggATAATTATGATGTCAAAATTTAGTCAAACTTGCATGACTTATTTTTGGATTATAGTGGTAGGCAACTACATGATATATTGATGTATATTTGAGAATATTCTGGTTGGAAAACATGATGTGTGGTTTATTTCTTGGATTATATTCAacttattttagttcttattttgttAAGTTTTCTAATTCCTATAATATAAACATTATCGAATCATGTTTCCTTTAACTTATTTTGCTAATGAAAAAGGAAGGCTCTGTATAATGACCATGGTTTTGCTTGTTTCGAACAATGCACATATTGTTTGAATTATGtttcttgtaaattcctttttacttttatgttCCTCATAATGATTGGTTGTGTATGTTACTCTTGATGTGTTCTTATCTTAttatttgttgtgtatttttgtataaataaagaTCTTAGTTAGAAGTTGGAAAATGGCCTCCATAACCAGTCTCAGTCTAATACAACTACAATTGGGAGCAGGAACCTGAAAACTTGAGATCACACTGCTAGTGCTTCACTTCTTAACATTGAGTGTTGTATTATCCCCCATCCCCTCCTCGATTTTCCTTGTGAAGgggagatttttatttttttcgttgCAAGTTATGCATTTCAAAATTGTTTGTTAGTGAACTTGACAAAACACACATGGGTATATTTACTCCAACTTTCAAACAATGTGGATGCAACGATGAGAAACATTGAAAATTCTTCCACCATAAACAGATAAAAAATGGTGAAATACAAAATAAAGTACATCCCTGAATGATCTATCAACTACTTCAAAGCAATGTCTATGAGTCATTGGAGCTTCATCCCGAATTATTAGTTTCATCTTTGATATCaataaaaatcacttaaaaacaTTACAAAAATCACTTGAAACCCCAAAAAATCAACTTGAAGTCaaccaaaacaacaacaaaaaaatcccttaaaaataacaacaaaatgttAAAACCACTTCGAACCATAAAAATTGCCAAAGCATTTAAAAATAACTCAAAAGCATTCCAAAATAGGTGGAAACTGCTAAAAGCACTCAAAATCATCCAAAAACTACAACATAACTTAattcaaaactaacaaaaaaaaccGCTCAAAAGTACTTGGTCAATAAAAAGCAGCTAAAAGCCTATAAATCACTTGAAAACCCCCAAAAAAAGTCACTCGAAAACATCTAAAACCTAGATTCTATTATACAACTAAGGCATCTAAATCAACACATGAACAAGTAGATAAAATAGTCAAACAATGCAAATGGTTTCAAAGTGAGAAATTGAGAATGAACCTTTTGGCTTACGAATTGTACTTTTCTTTCCCAGAGAATTGGATAAAAATGTCTAATCATTCGACTCGACAAATCTTCTTCTAAATATCAGAGTGTGGAGTGTTGTTTTTGAATTTGGGCGGCAGAGAAGTCGTGGTGTTGATGGCATCCTTGGCATCAGAGCCCCTTAGTGGCATGGGTTGGATTTAGGGCACTTGCCTATAGGGTTTTGTTAGGGTCTTTCAATACATGGTTGTTGTCGTTGTTAGCGGTGGTGGGGGTTAACATTGAAAGTGAAAGATGAATTAATCAATTTCAAAGATGGATGAACAACAAAGCATAAAATAAACACAAGGTAATCGAAATGGAGTTACTAGTGTGATTCATTTTCGTTTCGTAAGAAATGAGAGGGTGGAAGGAGACAAGGGGCAACAAGGGGTTGGAAGGGATGATGGGAAAGGTAGAAGGGAACAAATATGaatcatcataattaatttgCACGTAGCGACGGTTTTTAGCCACCACTAtgtagaaataattatttaaaaattttaaacacttGTGTTAGCttaaaattgagaaaatgaCCAAATTGAAATATCTCGAAAAAATAAAGGACCCAAATGAgtcttttgaaatataaaaaaccaaaaagagaaaaacaagaaaacataaatgagtCCAATTTTTAATAagcttaattaatattttgatccatttatttcttcaaaatattcaattaggtcattttttaaaactttaataagatctcttaatttaaaaaatgtttcaatgtagccatttttgttcatttgagaTTCACGGTGCTAGTTTACAAATTCTAGCAGATGCAATTTTTAAACAccactatatttattattattatttaattttaaaatataataaaatagatatagtttttttataaaaaaaactataaaaaaaaactatatgctCATATCTAGAGAACCTCTTTCTTACTAACAAAGATCAAACTCAGTTCACCAAAAGCAAAACATTTGAGAAAAGTTGTTTTGAATATACCATATGGAAGAAAACATCACATAACATGAACTAAATAATTCAAGGAGCGTTCTACGGTGGACCGTGTAGCAAGTGGTCCACGGGTAGAATTGAAATTTGTAGCAAATAGtacatgaaaataatattaaaataagataaatagttaaaaaaattaaatgataatgtataaaaattcaattatgcCCCTATTTAGTACAACTTAAATAAGTTAGATTGTTTACTAGTAAAAAAGGTACTCATCAATTCTAAGAATACTTTGGGTAATGAACAATATTGTGCTCGTCCAAACCAACAAATACAAAGGGCTTTCCATCATTGGTGTGTGAATCCCAACATGAGGTATTTCAAATTGAcatttaattgtttaattttttatacaacaaTGTTGCTTTGATCTTAATTTATCAAtgccaattaattattttcttcacGAAATCTGATATATTTGTTCATGTGCATAGTGCGCCCCATACTCTAAACCCCAACTTGTAAAAATTCTTCTTTAGTTTACACTCTACAATTTAACAACAAACTCACAACATATGAGTTTTCTACATTTTAATCTAACACAATCATTAGTTCCCTATTACGGAAAAACTACTACCCCTTATGCAAtccaacatcacaagcatcaacCAAACTTTCAAATGTCCTATTGATGAATCCAACCAAGTCATGAATCACAAATCAAAATGAGTAAATCAAATGCATAAGCTTGCAAAAAGGATCATTGATTCAACGATATTCAGTGGCGAGAAACAAATCTTCAATTAACAAATCCTTTTGATGtggaaaaaaattcacaaatcaTTCTTCCCCTTTTCTTTCGTTCTCTTCCACCATCACAGTAATGACCACTCTCCCATTTTTTCACCTTTGATGTCGACAAGGAAGATAAAGAGGGAAACAATGATGTCGTTGTTCGGTGAGAGTCAACCTTGGCAAAGATTTGGAGCACGAAGGTAGCACCGCTGCTGTATTGGGCGATGAGGTATAAAGGAATAAGGGTTTTGAGTTTAGAGGAAGTTGGGCAGAAGTGAGATTTGAGAGTGAATGTTAAAATGGTCTACTCAACATATAATCTATAAATAATTCattgtataataaaattaatattctgaTTGCCCCTCACAAATCTCAACCATCCAAaaggaataaattaataattaagaatttttaatactttaaatACTACTTTTCAGCGTGTTTGGTACAAATGAAAGTGATGCGATGGAAGTGAAACATCACTAAGAAGGGAAGAAAGCATTTCTACTCTCTAGTTTAGGAGCGGTGAATGAGAACCGAAAGAAGTTGAAAGTGAATGATTGATAGTAGGTCCCACAAGCAAACACCTtgcatttaaaatttctttttttcaatattgTCCTCGTgtctttcttattattttaacacACTCATGCATCCAAACTATGAGACTCATGCTTTATACTCTCATTTTGGAGCATCCAGTGCTTGTATTATTGTGCTaccaaatgaaattttttgttacaaGCATGTACATTTATGATTGAGTGTTTTTATACTGCTTAGAATTAGCCGTAAAAATGAAAAGACACATGTAAAGGACATTTGGCAGggaaaaagttttttcatgTTGGGAATCATGATTGCCGGAAATTATGAATTCTTGGAATCATTTTTCCTAAgaataactaaattttatttggttGACAATTTGGAATCTTCAAAGAAGTTTTCAAGGAatcaaaaaaacaaatgaattatTTATCTGAATGATGATTGTTTGACGCATAACTAAATCCGATCGGGGAGGGGATGACGTGCAGAGCAGtgagagaaaaattaaagtCGAAAAAGTACAATTCTCACCTTCCTataggaattttttttgtgagaaaTGAACTAAAAAACATTTCCAGGAAACATCATTTCCAtagaatgttatttttttaaaaatgtatatcaAACATGTGAAATTAAGTTTTCCAACCTATAATTTTTGAGAAAccaaaaatttttttttatcaaatacctCCATGatgtaaagagaaaaaaaaaatatacactaacaatgtaaaaagttttatacaATTATCTAATCATAATTCATCATTTATGGTAAGTTTGTTggcttttaaaataagtattttaaagtaatttaaatgatgatttgtgattgaatgtATAAGACTAgtaatgtaaattataaaacaaataaatccaATTTAACAATTTAAGGGAAGGTGActtaccttttttatttatttataaaacatatacgtggtttcttcaatttttaaaacatataactagggtttggtaaaaaaaaacatataatcaCTTTCTACAAATGCAatgtttacttttaaaaaaaaattacagtcaCATAATCTATTATTTTCATGACATGATGtactttgatttaaaaaaaaacaatatcaaaTTATGGTTGTTAGAtaattgattttgttaattttaattttgaaaaaaaaaagcattttgttaaccacattttatttttagcattggggcaaaattgaaaactcaaaatgatataattttgggttaattttttttcccttgcTTAGCTAaccattttaatataaaacttaacCACTTTTAGTATCTCTTTCATGGAAAGTTGTAAAATTCGATTCGGCCCCGCTAGTCGGATCGGTCCAACTGGGATCCGGTAGCATAATCAGACCGATTTTACTATTTCATCGTTCATGCATGTGGCCCGAGATGATCCAGCCAAACCCAATTGGTTTTGAGGAAACTCGGAGTGGGTTGTGCAGGCTAAAAAAAATTGCCACGCGAGAACGACTTCATTTTGAATCAACCCTAAAACCTCAATGGCTCATCTTCACGCTCGGGTCTCTACccttctcttcatcttcacGCTTGACTCGACCACCGCCGCACTGCGAGGGAACTCGCCGTGCTGACCTCGCTGCCGATAACACAAACGAGGACATTGATGACCTGAGAGGGGTCGAACTTCGACGACATTGTGAAGTGGTGATGATCGAAGAGGAAGAGGAGTGTTATGGACTTAGGGTTTCAAAGCGAGAAAATGAGGTGCAATAGAGTGTAAAAACTCAGAGagggttatatatatattggggATAAGGTTTTTGATTATTCTTAAAGTGAAGACTTTTATTTAGGCCTAATCTGGTCAGATCCACCTACTCTTAGGATGTTGCTTCCTGTACTCCTTTTATTGCTTTTTGCACTTTCCATTTTGCATTTCGTAATGGACTTTTCATCATATAATGAGAAGTGCTGAAAACAATAATGGGAGTGTAAAAAATTTATCTgcactttttttgtttactgTCTGACTCATttcatttattgaaaattagatttgttttaatttagataattactatttatactattttttattattgatacaCTTCACTTGTATTAATAACTTTAATAcgttattttagattttgaaatataaatgaatctttcttaatcaaataatattatttataatatatatatatatatatatatatatatatatatatatatatataaattttaaattttttaacatatacctAAATAGACCAAGTCCAACTCACCAATTAAATCATTGATCCACTATTTTAATCCAATTAGAGTTCATAACTTTGTTTTCATGTGTACCAAACATCCTTACACTTTCCTTTTTATCCTTAGTATAAGAGAGACTACTAGTTTAGGACGAAATTTATGGTTTACTTcggagaataattttaaaatatcatcgaACAAGCAGTTAGAGTTGTGAGGCGCTTTTAGCCGGAGTTGCTTCTCTCATCGTCAGTTGTCGTTACGTTGGTCGACCGACTGTGTGCAGCTGATTTTGCAAAGAGAAGAGGTAAGGCTAAAATCGATGGGTACATAAGCTCTATCCATTTTTACAATGGAATTATGGAATCAATTACTattatgttttatattcattttctcATTCAGTAGTATGACAATCTAAGATCTTGATTGATATTTTCCgtcgtttttcttttttttagtctaTATATTAACCGATAGGGTTTGTACTTAGTTTATTAGggtttgtatttattttgtgcATATGGTGCCAACACATAAACCATGTCTATAGTAATCcaactcttatttttattttgcatttaattttctGATTACCCATCATGGTCATTacctttgtttttctctctgttTTCTTCAATACTTTTGAGTTGAGCTGtttcacttttttatataatagtCCCTTTggcttcttttcctttcaagGGAATTTTGTTAGGATAGTTGAATACTGATAAGAGAAATAACGGGAAACAACAGACATGGATACTGGTGGCAATTCTTTACCATCTGCACCTGATGGGGTGAAGAGAAAGGTGTGCTATTTTTATGATCCGGAGGTTGGGAATTACTATTATGGGCAAGGTCACCCAATGAAGCCACATCGCATACGGATGACACATGCTCTTCTAGCCCATTATGGATTGCTACAACACATGCAGGTCCATAAGCCATTTCCTGCTAGAGACAGGGACCTTTGTCGATTTCATGCTGATGATTATGTTGCATTCCTTCGAAGCATAACTCCTGAAACACAGCAGGATCATCTGAGGCAACTCAAACGCTTTAATGTTGGTGAAGATTGTCCTGTTTTTGATGGCCTCTACTCTTTCTGTCAAACATATGCAGGGGGTTCAGTTGGGGGTGCTGTAAAGTTAAATCATGACCAATGTGATATTGCTGTCAACTGGGCTGGTGGGTTGCATCATGCCAAGAAGTGTGAGGCTTCTGGATTTTGCTATGTTAATGATATAGTCCTTGCAATCTTAGAACTTCTCAAACAACATGAGGTTTGTGTAATTGTGTATTTCGTTTTGATTTCCCTTTTTTGTCCTGCTTTACAGATATATTGATTTCGTGGAAATTACATTTTTACACTTGATATATTCTTTAGGATTTTTGTAGGGAATTAGTACCATTGAATAATGAAGGACATAGCTCAAATTTGTAGGCTATAATAATCTCATACGGAATTCTTTTCTTTTAGATCCTCCTGGAATTGTTTCAGTGCTAAATTTAATCTGACATGAACCCCTTAaaacttctaaaaaaaaactactgcTCACCTTGTGAAGCTTTGGTTGTAAACTCCAACATCAGAGGTTGATAGGAACCATGAATTTGTTGGGAATCCTAGTCCAAGTAAATGAGCCATCTGGAAGGTTTACTgtagaaagaacaaaaagacTTCAGGAACTGCCATATAGGGCAGTTACTGGCTGTTTGTGTTGTTTAAGACAGTTATTTGTAGAAAAAACTGCTGTGCAGAACAGTTTCTGTTATAGGGGAGAGTTAGTTATGCTTTTATCTAGTATATTGTAATTCGGAAAGGTAGGGATGCGTGTGTGTGATGTATGTCAGTCTTTGAACAGAGAACTATTCTCTGTAGGAGCCCTAGGCTCTGGAACCATCCTTTAGCAGTGTGTTGTTTGAATTCAATAAAATTTccctttcaatttcaatttcagaATTAGTGTCTATCATAGGTCCTGTGCCTAGCATAAGCCAGCACATGAAGTTATTACCCTGTATTGTTTACCTCgttaaatctattaaaaaatgGATCTAGAGATTTCACAGATTAATCTGTTGGAAgttttgttaattgttattgtAACTGGTTATATTCCAGGAGTAACCTTTCTGAAATATACTTATAATCTGTCTGTAATTTCTCCTTTAATGCATCTAAACAAAAGTTGCACACACCAATTTTAATTCCAATAGAAAACATTCCTCccgtttataattttaaaggacATGTAATTTGTTTGGATGGATGAATCTGGGGAGGAGACAAATAGAGATGAGAGAGTTAGAAGAGAAATATACAGTTAATGATTTGGATGGAGGTGGATTGTAGGAGAGAAAGAAATTTTTGGTGTGGCATCCGCCCAAAAAATTTCTCCTCACTTTAGGGGAGATTTTAGGGGGAGAAGGAGGAAGCATATGTGTTTTCCACAAGTACCCGTCATTGGTTTTTGGAACATTTGTTAAGGGTAAAAgggattttatatataaaatttccaTTTCTTTCTACTCTTCTATTCATTCAATCAAGCTGAGagaattattttcatttccttccTTCTTATTTCTATTCATTCACACAATACATCTTTTCTactatatttctttcttttttctctttccttcctttccttcttctttcctcatccaaacacaGTGTACAGGGTCTTATTAATTCTGGTCATAAGCAgtagaaatatattaaaaaaggtTACGTACTGTGATGGTGAATCTTTAGGGAATGAAATTATGTTAGGCATGGCAGATTTGCATTTTCAGTTTCAATTCAGTTGTTGATGATtccatcattttttaattttcaagggGTTCAACAGGTTATAGGACTGGAGTAAAGTATATTTTGAGGGgttaaaatataagattttaaacttagcattttaaatttgatctgGATTAAAATTTCTGGGGGTGAACTGGTAAAATGTTCGTATTCTGAAGTTCTCAAATTTCTCTTCACAAAGTTTTGTGTCTATTCCTGATTTCAAATGCTTATATTACATCTATTGCAGCGTGTTCTATATGTGGACATTGACATCCACCATGGAGACGGTGTGGAGGAAGCTTTCTACACTACTGACAGAGTCATGACTGTTTCTTTCCATAAATTTGGTGACTATTTTCCTGGTACTGGGGATGTACGTGATATTGGATatggaaaaggaaaatattacTCTCTTAATGTTCCACTTGATGATGGCATTGATGATGAGAGTTATCATTTTTTGTTCAAACCAATAATTGGCAAAGTAATGGAAGTGTTCAGGCCTGGTGCAGTAGTTCTCCAGTGCGGTGCTGATTCTTTATCTGGAGACCGATTGGGATGTTTCAATCTTTCAATTAGGGGTCATGCTGAGTGTGTCAAATACATGAGATCATTCAATGTGCCCCTCTTGCTACTAGGTGGTGGTGGCTACACCATTCGGAATGTTGCTCGTTGTTGGTGCTATGAGGTAGAATGTTGTTTCAATTGATAAAATTTCtgccatttatttattgtaatttcattaaatataagGTAGCATGGTTCATAGGAGTACCATATTTTAGTCAGGGTGCTGCAATCCACAAGTGGGGTTATTGTCttgaaatttcaatattttctcctttcatacgttgattataaaaaatgtagaaTTCTAAACATGAAGTAACTTGTTCAGTGGAAGTAGTGATGTTGGAGGGGTCAAAGCAGTTGAGTTATTGTTTCATTTTGCTTGTCTTGAACTATAAAGTATAAATTAGATATCCTAAAGCTTCTTAGTATTCAATGGGGCTTACCATGTAGTTGTTGTTTCTCACTTCTCAGATTGTTCATGTTTTAATAGTTATGTATTACTTGAGTAATTGTTTTGTAAAAACAATAATCCAAATACAGA encodes the following:
- the HDA2 gene encoding histone deacetylase 19, which gives rise to MDTGGNSLPSAPDGVKRKVCYFYDPEVGNYYYGQGHPMKPHRIRMTHALLAHYGLLQHMQVHKPFPARDRDLCRFHADDYVAFLRSITPETQQDHLRQLKRFNVGEDCPVFDGLYSFCQTYAGGSVGGAVKLNHDQCDIAVNWAGGLHHAKKCEASGFCYVNDIVLAILELLKQHERVLYVDIDIHHGDGVEEAFYTTDRVMTVSFHKFGDYFPGTGDVRDIGYGKGKYYSLNVPLDDGIDDESYHFLFKPIIGKVMEVFRPGAVVLQCGADSLSGDRLGCFNLSIRGHAECVKYMRSFNVPLLLLGGGGYTIRNVARCWCYETGVALGIEVDDKMPQHEYYEYFGPDYTLHVAPSNMENKNSRHLLEEIRSKLLENLSKLQHAPSVQFQERPPDSDLGEADEDHDDGDEPWDPDSDMDVDVERELVSSKVKKEIAEPQPNDLEDQRSGEHLRDSDTAVAETCMKALDISSQKADEDNVKVEQNTVNDLAKETDLKG